A window of the Alnus glutinosa chromosome 4, dhAlnGlut1.1, whole genome shotgun sequence genome harbors these coding sequences:
- the LOC133865540 gene encoding protein NRT1/ PTR FAMILY 5.15-like: MAISHLSNAESPDAQVPLVHSTVDGVIDYKGNSALRANSGSWRSAAFLIGVKVAERFAYFGISCNIRTYLMGSLGQSTATAAD, encoded by the exons ATGGCCATATCTCACCTTTCCAACGCCGAGTCTCCGGATGCGCAAGTTCCGCTAGTGCACAGCACCGTGGACGGTGTTATTGACTACAAAGGCAACTCAGCCCTGAGAGCCAACTCCGGCAGCTGGAGGTCCGCCGCTTTCCTCATAG GTGTGAAAGTGGCGGAGAGGTTTGCATATTTTGGGATAAGCTGCAACATTAGAACTTATTTGATGGGTTCACTGGGGCAGTCCACGGCTACAGCGGCCGATTAG